Genomic window (Streptomyces cadmiisoli):
GCGGCGAGGCCGGCGCCGAGCAGACCGGCGCGGCGCAGCAGGGAGCGGCGCGACTGCTGCTCCGGGGTCAGCGCCTCGTCGGGCACCGACGTGTCGAAGGCGGCGGGCAGCGCCCCGTGGTCGTGCCCGTGATCGTGGTCGTGTCCGTGGTGGTGATGCCCGTGTCCGTGACTGTGCCCCATGATGCGCCTCCTCGATACCGCCGCTGCCTTCCGTGGCGGTTGTTCGCCGCGGCGCCCGTGCGCCGCCTGAGGAGAATCGACGCAAAACATGAACGTTGAACGACCCATCGGTGAGCGCCGGGCGACCCGCACACGGCCGCTCGCCCCAGCGCTCCCCGACCCTCACCGGCACTCAACCGGCCTGTTGCGACAGGGGAGTTGAAGCGCACTCCAGACAATTTCGTACGTGCCGCACGGGCCCGTCACCGGGCCGGACGCGCCGGACGAGGCCGCCGGGAGACGGCCGCGGGTCGCCGGCGAGCACCGCTCCCCGTCCGCGCCCCAGGTGTCCCGCTGACCACTTAGACTGGAAGCTTCGCGGAGGTCACGGGCCGTCCACGGGCCGTTCCGGGGGGAGGAGAGCGCGCCATGTCCCAACAGCAGCTCGGGCGCCGCTCCTTGAACCCCGCCGGAGGGGACCCGGTGCCGTCCGGCGCGGGGTCGCCGCCCGCCCGGTTCGTCGGCCGGCTCGGCAGCGTCGGCTGTCTGGCCGCCGGTTACGCCGTGTTCCAGTTCCTGTTCCAGACGCTGCCGGACTCCCTCGGGGGCGAGACCGCCAAGTACCTGGTCTCCGGGGTGAGCGGGCTCGGCACCGGCGTGGCCGCCTGGCTGGCGGCGGCACTGCTGCGGGCCCGTGGCGCGGCCGCCGCCGGCTCAGCAGCCCCCGCCGCCGAGCCGGCGCCCGCGCCCGGACCGCTCCCCCAGGTCCTCACCGCCGCGTACGACACACTCGCCGGCCAGGTCTCGGTGGTCGACGACCCGGCGCGCGGTCGTCTCACCGGCTGGGCGCACTCGCTGGGCGAGAGCGCGCCCTCCCTGCCGACGCCGGTCGGCACGGCGTACGGACTGCACTGCGTGCTCGAACTCGGCGCGCCCGACGGGCGGCTGAGCACCGGCGAGCTGGTGGACACGCTGTGGCGGCTGCGGCTGCCGGGCGGCGGCTGGTCCGCCCGGTCGCAGGGCTCGGAGGCCCGCCCCGAGGTCACCGCGCTCGTACTGGGCGCGCTGGCCCGCGCGGGCGTGTCCGGCGACCGGCTGGCGCAGGAGGTCGCGCGGTGCACCGGCGCCTTCACGCGCGGCGCGGACCCCGCGGGGCGCGCCTCGACGCATGTCGTCACGACGGTGCTGCGCGGCCTGCTGCGCGCGGCACCGCACGCCGACGTGCTGCCCGAGCTCCGCGAGGCACTGGTCGACGGCGCCCTCAGCGACGATCAGCGGGAGCACCTGCGCTGCTGGGGCTACCGCCTCGACCCGCCGCACGGACCGGCGTCCTCGCTGCACACCGCGCAGGCCGTCGTCGCGCTGGACCGGGCCGCCCGAGTGCTGGGCGAGACCGCCGGGGCCCGCGCCGCCCGGGAGGACGGCGTGCGCTGGCTGCTGGCCTGCGCCGAACGCCACCACCACGCCTGCCGGGACCTGGAGAACCTGCGCGAGGAGGTGCGCCGTCCCCGCACCGACGACCCGGCACGCCACGAGGTCCTGAACGTCCGGCACTTCACGGCCGCCTGGGTGGTGCGCGCCCTGCTGTCGCCGGGTGCGCGGGAGGTCGCCCGCCGGGACGGGCTGGACGCCGTCCGGCGGGAGAGGCTGGACGGCGCGGTCGCCGCGGTGTGGGCCGCGCAGTCGGAGGGCATCTGGCTGTGGGGCCGCAGCGACAGCACCGACCTGCGGCAACCGATGTGGATGACCTATCAGGGCCTGTCCGCGCTGCGGGCCCATGCCGTATGGATGTATCAGCCGGATCGACCGGCCCCGCTGCAGTGACGGGGAGTGGGAGGGCGCATGGGCGGTCGACAGGTCCTGGCGGCACGGCGGCTGCTCGCCGAGACGCTGGACGGCGCACCGCCCGAGGACGAACTGGTCGCCTCGGCCCGGGACGTCGTCGCCGAACTCGGGCGTACCGACCGGCTGTTGGAGCTGATCGCCGAACTCGCCTCCGGCGAGGGCGATCCGGAGGGCTGCGCACGGCTGTCGTACCGGCACGTCCTCGGCTTCGACAAGCTGCTGCTGATCGACGGCGGCCCGCGGCACATGCTGCGCGCCCACCTGTGGCACCCGGGTGCGGGCGCCGTCGGTGAGGAGGACATCCACAACCACCGCTGCGCGCTGGCCTCCCACGTCGTACGCGGCCGGCTCGCGATGGAGCTGTACGAGACCTGCCGCCCCGAGGACGGCATCCGGGCCGAACGCTACGAGGAGTCACTGGCGGCCGGCACCGCCGACTGGCGGCTGCGCCGCGTCGGACCGGCGCGGCTGCGGCTGACCCATGTCGGACGGTACGCCGAGGGCAGCGGGTACGCCCTGCCCGCGCACACCCTGCACCGGGCGTGGTGCGACACGAACGTCCCGACGGTGACGCTGTTCCTGGAGACCGGCCGTGAACGGCGCGGCCACACCGATGTGTTCACGGCAGCGGGACCGCATCCGGGCGCGGTGGCCAAGGTGCCGCTGGACACCCGGGACTACCTGGGTGCGCTGAACGGCCTGGCGGAGCTGCTCAGAAGCTCGTGAGTGCCTGTCGTACGACGTCGAGGTTGTAGTCGTCGATGGCGACGCCGGTCAGCTCGTCGGGCCGCAGCCACGCGTGCGCCTGATCCGGCCGGGGCAGGACGACGTCCACGGAGAGCGGCCTGACGAGGAAGTTCTCCTGCCAGTTCTTGATCTCGTGGCCCCGGTAGTCGCTGACGAAGGAGGACTCGCCGACCTTGCGGACGATCTCGCCGCGCAGCCCGGTCTCCTCCTTCAGCTCCCGCAGCGCACCGTCCGCGGCGCTCTCGTGCGGCTCGAGCTTTCCGCACGGCACGCCCCACACCCGGGGCAGGAACCGCTCGGTCTCGCTGCGGCGCACCAGCAGCACCCGGCCCTCGTCGTCCATGACGACAGCGGCCGCCAGTCGCTTGTCGCCGGGGATGTCCATGGTCATGGTCGCCTCGGTCCCTCGGTCCTGTCGTCCGCGCCGGAGATGAGTCCATTGGGTCTGATACCCGCGAAAGCCTCAACGCTACCAGCCCGCCCGTCACAACGCCGTGCCTACGGTCTCGTCCCGCGCACGTCCATGAGCGCTTCCGGAGGGCGCTCACACACGACGGCGGCGTTCCCCGGGCGGGGGCGCTCGCCACCGCGGCCGCGTCGATCCGGCCCGCGGCGAAAAGCCCCCGCGGCGGCCCCGCACCACACCTCGTCAGGTCACCGGTCTCCGATCTCCGGTCACGGGTTTCCGGTCACCTGGGGCGGCACGGTCCGGACGGACGGCTCCGACAGGGCTGACGGCTCGTCCGGCACCGTGAACCGGAAACGCCGTTCCGTGCCCGTTGCCCAGCGCACCACCAGCTCGCAGGTGTCCTCCACCGTCACGGACACCAGCTCCCTCAGCGGCGGCGGGTCCGGGCGGGCGGTGAGCCGGGCCAGTGCGACGAACAGGCCCGACGGTCCGGTCACGGTACCGGTGAGGGCGTCGTCGAGCCCGAAGACCGGCAGCAGTTCGGACCGCGCGCCGTCGCGCGCCGCCCACCCGGTGATCCGCACCGGCGTCCCGGCCGCGGCGCCGGTCACCAGGTGCGCCCGCACCTCCACCGCGCCCTCGGCGACGACCAGGTTCGTGACCCGGATCGCGTCCGCGACGGTGTGCCGGGAGGCGGCCCAGCCCTCCCCCGTCCCCAGCGGCTCGATCCCGGTCCGGCCGGCCCGGCCGCCGACGGTCACGCTGTTGTCGCAGGAGTCGGAGGGCCGGGTCACGGTCGAGTAGGCGAGGCGTGTGTAGTACGGGTCGTAGCGGACGTCCTCGCTGCCGTGATTGTGGAGGCGGACCAGTCCGTCCGAACGCGTCGACTGGATCAGCCAGTTGGGCGGGCCGACCGCAGTCACCGCGTCGGCGGCCTCCGTCGGGCCCGGGGCCTCGGTCGCGGTCCACACCTCGTGGCCGGGGGGCAGCAGGAGGCCGAGGAAGCCCTTGCTCGCCCAGTACGGCGACGCCGGGCCGGAGTAGTCCTGGAGCAGCGTCTCGTCGGGGCCGTGCCAGCCGGGGGTCAGCAGGCCCCGCTCGTCCACCGCGCCCCGCTCCAGGAAGTACCGCAGCGTGCCCGACGCCAGCCGCCGGGTCGTTCCGGCCGGCAGCGGGGTGCGGCCGGTGAGGGCCCCGAGCCACAGCGGGGCGGCCGTCGCGAACCGGTAGGTCAGGGAGCGGCCCTGGAGCACGGGGGCGCCGTCGGCGCCGAACAGCCGCGCGTGGTCGGCGAGATGGCGGCTCAGCCGGTCGCCGTACCGGTCCAGCAGGCCCTCGTCCTGCTCCAGCCAGGCGTGCAGCACCGGGTAGAGGTGCATCGCCCAGCCGTTGTAGTAGTCGAACTTGCGGCCGTCTCCGTCGGTGTACCAGCCGTCCCCGAGGTACCACTGCTCGATGCGCTCCAGACCGCGCTCGACCGCCGTACGGCAGGCCCGCGTCTCGTGGCCGATCTCGCGGAGGAAACCGCCGACCGTGACCGGGAACAGCTCCCAGTTGCACGGCCAGGCCCGCGCCGTGAGCGCGTCGGACAGCCAGGCCGCGGCGCGGCCGCGCACCGCGTCGTCCAGGCGGTCCCACAGCAGTTCCCTGGTCAGTCGCAGGGCGAGGGCGATCGACGCCGCCTCGACCAGCGGCTGGGACCGGTCCTCGATGCGGGGCCAGACGCCCGAGACGCCGGCGGCCAGGCCCGCCGCGTACCGCTCCAGGACGTTCTCGTCCCGGCGGA
Coding sequences:
- a CDS encoding NUDIX hydrolase; the protein is MTMDIPGDKRLAAAVVMDDEGRVLLVRRSETERFLPRVWGVPCGKLEPHESAADGALRELKEETGLRGEIVRKVGESSFVSDYRGHEIKNWQENFLVRPLSVDVVLPRPDQAHAWLRPDELTGVAIDDYNLDVVRQALTSF
- a CDS encoding DUF2264 domain-containing protein — translated: MDLPRDDRVLSPYTGYTRAHWEAAADALLAAVEPYAGDDLALYDLPGEHTSRSGRLSDGLEGYARTLLLAAFRRDENVLERYAAGLAAGVSGVWPRIEDRSQPLVEAASIALALRLTRELLWDRLDDAVRGRAAAWLSDALTARAWPCNWELFPVTVGGFLREIGHETRACRTAVERGLERIEQWYLGDGWYTDGDGRKFDYYNGWAMHLYPVLHAWLEQDEGLLDRYGDRLSRHLADHARLFGADGAPVLQGRSLTYRFATAAPLWLGALTGRTPLPAGTTRRLASGTLRYFLERGAVDERGLLTPGWHGPDETLLQDYSGPASPYWASKGFLGLLLPPGHEVWTATEAPGPTEAADAVTAVGPPNWLIQSTRSDGLVRLHNHGSEDVRYDPYYTRLAYSTVTRPSDSCDNSVTVGGRAGRTGIEPLGTGEGWAASRHTVADAIRVTNLVVAEGAVEVRAHLVTGAAAGTPVRITGWAARDGARSELLPVFGLDDALTGTVTGPSGLFVALARLTARPDPPPLRELVSVTVEDTCELVVRWATGTERRFRFTVPDEPSALSEPSVRTVPPQVTGNP